One Symphalangus syndactylus isolate Jambi chromosome 20, NHGRI_mSymSyn1-v2.1_pri, whole genome shotgun sequence DNA segment encodes these proteins:
- the LOC129469529 gene encoding somatotropin isoform X2, translated as MAAGSRTSLLLAFALLCLPWLQEGSAFPAIPLSRLFDNAMLRAHRLHQLAFDTYQEFEEAYIPKEQKYSFLQNPQTSLCFSESIPTPSNREETQQKSNLELLRISLLLIQSWLEPVRFLRSVFANSLVYGASDSNVYDLLKDLEEGIQTLMGRLEDGSPRTGQIFKQTYSKFDTNSHNDDALLKNYGLLYCFRKDMDKVETFLRIVQCRSVEGSCGF; from the exons GCTCCCGGACCTCCCTGCTCCTGGCCTTTGCCCtgctctgcctgccctggctTCAAGAGGGCAGTGCCTTCCCAGCCATTCCCTTATCCAGGCTTTTTGACAATGCTATGCTCCGTGCCCATCGCCTGCACCAGCTGGCCTTTGACACCTACCAGGAGTTT GAAGAAGCCTATATCCCAAAGGAACAGAAGTATTCATTCCTGCAGAACCCCCAGACCTCCCTCTGCTTCTCAGAGTCTATTCCGACTCCCTCCAACAGGGAGGAAACGCAACAGAAATCC AACCTAGAGCTGCTCCGCATCTCCCTGCTGCTCATCCAATCGTGGCTGGAGCCCGTGCGGTTCCTCAGGAGCGTCTTCGCCAACAGCCTGGTGTATGGCGCCTCGGACAGCAACGTCTATGACCTCCTAAAGGACCTAGAGGAAGGCATCCAAACACTGATGGGG AGGCTGGAAGATGGCAGCCCCCGGACTGGGCAGATCTTCAAGCAGACCTACAGCAAGTTTGACACAAACTCGCACAACGATGACGCACTGCTCAAGAACTATGGGCTGCTCTACTGCTTCAGGAAGGACATGGACAAGGTCGAGACATTCCTTCGCATCGTGCAGTGCCGCTCTGTGGAGGGCAGCTGTGGCTTCTAA
- the LOC129469529 gene encoding somatotropin isoform X4, whose product MAAGSRTSLLLAFALLCLPWLQEGSAFPAIPLSRLFDNAMLRAHRLHQLAFDTYQEFNLELLRISLLLIQSWLEPVRFLRSVFANSLVYGASDSNVYDLLKDLEEGIQTLMGRLEDGSPRTGQIFKQTYSKFDTNSHNDDALLKNYGLLYCFRKDMDKVETFLRIVQCRSVEGSCGF is encoded by the exons GCTCCCGGACCTCCCTGCTCCTGGCCTTTGCCCtgctctgcctgccctggctTCAAGAGGGCAGTGCCTTCCCAGCCATTCCCTTATCCAGGCTTTTTGACAATGCTATGCTCCGTGCCCATCGCCTGCACCAGCTGGCCTTTGACACCTACCAGGAGTTT AACCTAGAGCTGCTCCGCATCTCCCTGCTGCTCATCCAATCGTGGCTGGAGCCCGTGCGGTTCCTCAGGAGCGTCTTCGCCAACAGCCTGGTGTATGGCGCCTCGGACAGCAACGTCTATGACCTCCTAAAGGACCTAGAGGAAGGCATCCAAACACTGATGGGG AGGCTGGAAGATGGCAGCCCCCGGACTGGGCAGATCTTCAAGCAGACCTACAGCAAGTTTGACACAAACTCGCACAACGATGACGCACTGCTCAAGAACTATGGGCTGCTCTACTGCTTCAGGAAGGACATGGACAAGGTCGAGACATTCCTTCGCATCGTGCAGTGCCGCTCTGTGGAGGGCAGCTGTGGCTTCTAA
- the LOC129469529 gene encoding somatotropin isoform X3: MAAGSRTSLLLAFALLCLPWLQEGSAFPAIPLSRLFDNAMLRAHRLHQLAFDTYQEFNPQTSLCFSESIPTPSNREETQQKSNLELLRISLLLIQSWLEPVRFLRSVFANSLVYGASDSNVYDLLKDLEEGIQTLMGRLEDGSPRTGQIFKQTYSKFDTNSHNDDALLKNYGLLYCFRKDMDKVETFLRIVQCRSVEGSCGF, encoded by the exons GCTCCCGGACCTCCCTGCTCCTGGCCTTTGCCCtgctctgcctgccctggctTCAAGAGGGCAGTGCCTTCCCAGCCATTCCCTTATCCAGGCTTTTTGACAATGCTATGCTCCGTGCCCATCGCCTGCACCAGCTGGCCTTTGACACCTACCAGGAGTTT AACCCCCAGACCTCCCTCTGCTTCTCAGAGTCTATTCCGACTCCCTCCAACAGGGAGGAAACGCAACAGAAATCC AACCTAGAGCTGCTCCGCATCTCCCTGCTGCTCATCCAATCGTGGCTGGAGCCCGTGCGGTTCCTCAGGAGCGTCTTCGCCAACAGCCTGGTGTATGGCGCCTCGGACAGCAACGTCTATGACCTCCTAAAGGACCTAGAGGAAGGCATCCAAACACTGATGGGG AGGCTGGAAGATGGCAGCCCCCGGACTGGGCAGATCTTCAAGCAGACCTACAGCAAGTTTGACACAAACTCGCACAACGATGACGCACTGCTCAAGAACTATGGGCTGCTCTACTGCTTCAGGAAGGACATGGACAAGGTCGAGACATTCCTTCGCATCGTGCAGTGCCGCTCTGTGGAGGGCAGCTGTGGCTTCTAA
- the LOC129469529 gene encoding somatotropin isoform X5, producing MAAEAYIPKEQKYSFLQNPQTSLCFSESIPTPSNREETQQKSNLELLRISLLLIQSWLEPVRFLRSVFANSLVYGASDSNVYDLLKDLEEGIQTLMGRLEDGSPRTGQIFKQTYSKFDTNSHNDDALLKNYGLLYCFRKDMDKVETFLRIVQCRSVEGSCGF from the exons AAGCCTATATCCCAAAGGAACAGAAGTATTCATTCCTGCAGAACCCCCAGACCTCCCTCTGCTTCTCAGAGTCTATTCCGACTCCCTCCAACAGGGAGGAAACGCAACAGAAATCC AACCTAGAGCTGCTCCGCATCTCCCTGCTGCTCATCCAATCGTGGCTGGAGCCCGTGCGGTTCCTCAGGAGCGTCTTCGCCAACAGCCTGGTGTATGGCGCCTCGGACAGCAACGTCTATGACCTCCTAAAGGACCTAGAGGAAGGCATCCAAACACTGATGGGG AGGCTGGAAGATGGCAGCCCCCGGACTGGGCAGATCTTCAAGCAGACCTACAGCAAGTTTGACACAAACTCGCACAACGATGACGCACTGCTCAAGAACTATGGGCTGCTCTACTGCTTCAGGAAGGACATGGACAAGGTCGAGACATTCCTTCGCATCGTGCAGTGCCGCTCTGTGGAGGGCAGCTGTGGCTTCTAA
- the LOC129469529 gene encoding somatotropin isoform X1 codes for MGGSACGPCLFPGFRFLGSRTSLLLAFALLCLPWLQEGSAFPAIPLSRLFDNAMLRAHRLHQLAFDTYQEFEEAYIPKEQKYSFLQNPQTSLCFSESIPTPSNREETQQKSNLELLRISLLLIQSWLEPVRFLRSVFANSLVYGASDSNVYDLLKDLEEGIQTLMGRLEDGSPRTGQIFKQTYSKFDTNSHNDDALLKNYGLLYCFRKDMDKVETFLRIVQCRSVEGSCGF; via the exons GCTCCCGGACCTCCCTGCTCCTGGCCTTTGCCCtgctctgcctgccctggctTCAAGAGGGCAGTGCCTTCCCAGCCATTCCCTTATCCAGGCTTTTTGACAATGCTATGCTCCGTGCCCATCGCCTGCACCAGCTGGCCTTTGACACCTACCAGGAGTTT GAAGAAGCCTATATCCCAAAGGAACAGAAGTATTCATTCCTGCAGAACCCCCAGACCTCCCTCTGCTTCTCAGAGTCTATTCCGACTCCCTCCAACAGGGAGGAAACGCAACAGAAATCC AACCTAGAGCTGCTCCGCATCTCCCTGCTGCTCATCCAATCGTGGCTGGAGCCCGTGCGGTTCCTCAGGAGCGTCTTCGCCAACAGCCTGGTGTATGGCGCCTCGGACAGCAACGTCTATGACCTCCTAAAGGACCTAGAGGAAGGCATCCAAACACTGATGGGG AGGCTGGAAGATGGCAGCCCCCGGACTGGGCAGATCTTCAAGCAGACCTACAGCAAGTTTGACACAAACTCGCACAACGATGACGCACTGCTCAAGAACTATGGGCTGCTCTACTGCTTCAGGAAGGACATGGACAAGGTCGAGACATTCCTTCGCATCGTGCAGTGCCGCTCTGTGGAGGGCAGCTGTGGCTTCTAA